The DNA segment TATGACAAATAATTTCACATTGCTTAGAAGTTGaagtaaaaaacaatttaaatacacattttcttttaagttttcAAAACCGTCTTTAAAAGTAAAACCGtgatgaaactttaaattttaaaaggatACCTCTTATGTAGAGATTGAACCTAATAACATACTTAAAATCGAAACAACAAAATCATCTAccgtaataaaaaaaaaagtttacaaaCCTTCATTCTCCTTATTACAACTTTttacaatttcaaaataaaaatataaacacatttttttttatctttatcattATGACACATATTACATtactcaataaaaaattataattaaaatgttttCTAAAGCATCTGTCTGTAATATATTGGATAGAAAACTTTTCTACAATTTCAgtgaattgttattttttaatttactttttttcctGACTCTTCCGAATATTTTAACCAAAAAACCTTAAACAAATAACATAATAGGGAGACGACCACGAACACGAACACGAACTCAAACCGTTTAAGCTTTCCGAGTTTTGACCTACAACACTCGAATCCTCTCTTGTGTTGTAGCCGCCTCGTGACCAGCAATGGCGGAAACTACTGCCGACAAATCTCAATCTCTCGCCGAGGTATTCTTCCTACATCTGTCTTCAATCTCTTTCCCCTTTCAATTCCGCTTCCAGAATATTCCTTTTCATTGGAGTTCCTCTAATCTTATTATCCATCGAAATTTCAAATCAGACCTAGATTTTGTATCTCACAATCTGGATTTCCTTCAACTCTGGATCAGGTTTCAGCTGCGAATATTTTTGGTAGAACAGTGTTTTTTAAAGTGCTTTCTAGTGtatgttattaaaaattgaaaatggtGCTGAACTTAATCCCTTACATTTTGTAACTGTTATATCTAATGATAATTGTAAGCCTGATCTATATCATGGACACTGAGTTAAGTCTCTATGTTGGCCGAATAACGTTATTCCTGTGTCTGTTGTTTTAGGTTTTGGTAGGATTGGTGTTATATTGGAATAATTGAGGTTTAAAATGTTGATTTATGTAttggattttttaaaatgagtttGGAAGGATTCGTTTTTTGTTTGGATGATAATGTAAAATCACTTTAGGACTGTTATTATAGATATGCTCAGTGGGTAGCCTACATACTGAATCAGTTTTGTCAATGTAAAAGGAGCAGATTTCAATTCTATCAAAATTAATTCTACTCAGAatgattttgaataaaaaaaagaagcCCAAACAGAAGTACTGTTGGAATGAGTTTTATATGCTGCAATTGGGATTTTGAATCAACCAAGTTGTCATTAATCTTGCATTCCATTTTACTTcaattttccttttattttgtatggcttatataattataatgacAAAATTAATTGACACGAGATAACATAACGTTGGGGGTTTTGCACGTTATTTGTATGTATGTATGCTTACTCCTTTAGCATATGACTAAATAATGAAATTACCAGCATTATTTGTTGTTGGATAAATCATTTATGTGAATTCCATGTCATTTATTTGTATGTATGTATGCTTACTCCTTTAGCATATGACTAAATAATGAAATTACCAGCATTATTTGTTGTTGGATAAATCATTTATGTGAATTCCATGTCATGAATTTTTGAACTTCCGTAGAATTGCCGAGGTAAGATGTGATGCTAGCTTCTAACTTTCCCGTTTGGTAGACATGATCTTTTCCCTCAATTTCCTCAGCtcaatttacatttttttatgccTCGAATCTGCATTCTTTTACACTCTGAAGgttgaatttttgttttcataGTGTTAGATAAGGCAGTGACGTGTTTTATTGACTTGCAGCAATATCATGTGAGTGACAAGCAGGAGAAAGCAGCTGTAGTTGAAAAGCCTGTTGAAGTCAAAGAAGTTGAAATCCCAAAGGAGGCTGCTTCTGTGGAAGCTGTTGTTGAGAAAATTGTGGAAGAAAAAACTCCTGTTGCCCCTGCAATTGCTCAGGAGAGTAGTGAAGTAAGCCCTCCTCCTGCTGAAGAAACCACTGAAGAGCAAAGTAGTGGAAATGTTGAAGATAACTCTGGCAATGAAGATGCCGCTGAAGAGACCCCTGAAATCAAGGTGACATTTACTTGAATCACTTTTATAGAATTAGTACATGAGTTCATGATAAGCAAGGTTGGCACTCCTTCCTccaatttttcatatttgtgCTATTATTTTCCAGCTTGAAACTGCTCCAGCAGATTTCCGTTTTCCAACTACAAATCAAACCAGGCATTGCTTTACCCGATACATTGAATATCATCGGTGAGTTATATGTCGTTGGCTTTTATTTCTGCTGAGCTCGTTGTTCACATTTCTCAAACACTGTTACTTTCTTTAATATTTCTACTGAGCTCATTGTTCACATTTCTCAAACACtgttactttattttaatataccaAACTCGTGTGCAGATGTGTAGCTGCAAAGGGTGAAGATGCATCAGAATGTGACAAGTTTGCTAAGTATTATCGTTCTCTTTGCCCTGGTGAATGGGTATGTATTTTACCATTGAACATTGTTGATTATCTGTTAAGTGCTAGGGTCTTTTTGTCCAATGAGATTTATTTCCTGACATTTCCTTTCGAGAACATGAAATTCCTATCTGTTTATGGTCTTATTGTATTCTTTTGCATGGAAATGGAATTACATTCTTGCtagtaatataattttttataaagaatttcGTCTAGTATTCTACAATTTAGCATTCCTTTTGTTTTCTATGCACTTCTCAAGATGTTTGACTAAATGCTAAATTGAAAAAAGTATTGAAAGATGGACAGACATTGATATCTATGAAAAATGACTAAAATAACAACTTTAGTTATTAAATATGTAAGGATGCTTTATGGAGGAAAACTACCTTGTTTTTGTGTATAAAGAGATCAGAGGGAGTTCTTAAGTTGTGGTTAATGTTCCTGTATATTGATAGGTGCAAGATACTTTGGCCCCtcagttttaatttttagatgTTAAATTAATTTGTGTCTTCTCATCTCATCTCTATGCCAACTTTAATACGTTATTATTCCTCAATCCCTTTAACTCTTGTGGCTTCTTAATCATTTCAGTTCATTGTGAGAACTTGGAGATGTACAATGTTCCTTCTCAATAAACCATGCCCCCAATTACCTGATATTGTACTTCATATGAagatcttcattttttttaaatgattagaATCAATTTTGTTGTTTACCATGATTAGCCCCTCCTTGAATAGAAAAGCCACACTTGATTGACTTGTAAAGCAATAACAAGAGAATGAATAGCATCAGAGATGAGTGTGCCTCGGATGAGTGGAAATCGTTGACAAGATAAGAGAGAATGAATTCCTATCATGTTGCTAGGGTTTGATGACCCATTTGTCAGCTAAAAACACGACCCAATCTGACCCAAAATCAAATCCCAACACCGGTGTTGCATGACCCTTTTGTTTCGCTAGGGTTCCCatacttttgtaaataaaaaacaaaggaGACTCAACGGTGTACACACCCCTTGATGTTGACGCTGTTTCTACGACTGCTGTCGAACAACCATCACTTCCGTTACCATCGAAGTATTCACTTGCTAATACTTGCTAGCTTCACTGTTGTTGGCATCGCAAACCATCATCGCTGGTGTTGTCTTTTGCATTGCCAGTGCTCGCTCTCTGTTCCAGTCGCTCTACTCTTCCGTTCTATCTTTGGTTCTTATGCTGTTCTGCTCACCCTGTCTTTCCTTCGAATTCGACTGAGAAAAAATCGTTTAGTTGTGAATTAGATCTTACTACTTAAGACTAGTTATTTTTATCtatctatattatttttaatgcatGCACAcgtttatgattattattttccGTGTACTCGTTTATATCCTCTCTAGTTTGACAACCTTGATGCCAGGAACATTTGCTTACGTTTGACTATTCTCAGgttaagatataaaataatttaaattaaaatgtaagcTACATGTGTAGAAGACAACTTCTGATGTTCCCATTCACATTATTTTccatttcttttttttactaATGGCTTTCTTAGACATTTcacaaaaaaatgtttattagtttattttttttcctgctAGTACTAATCTTGAAATTGTGGATGTGTGCTAACAGCCTGTTTTCGTAACTTTGTCTATGCATCAGATTGACAGATGGAATGAACAAAGGGAGAATGGAACATTCCCAGGTCGGCTGTAGGTGGTGCATATTTGAAGTGGCTGCTCAATTCGTTGTGCAGtattatatttgaaatgttTAGACATAAGCTCCCATACATTTGGGGAATTAATAAGAAATTTTGGATGTATGTTTGAACTAAGCGTGAGTTATACTATTTTCAGGAAGCGCTTTGGAGAAATGTCCTGAGatcaattttacaattttaactgGATTATCAGTACTATAGTCTTCTATAAGTTTCATCCCCTTCTATAGAAAAAGAAACCTTTAATTTGACATATTTCTCACTTAGTTATAACAATCatgtgagaaaaatatatttaactgaGAAAAAAAGGTAGAAAAACGAGTGAGGTATAATTTGCccaataaaacaataaaaatgagGTTTTGCACTATAAAAGAGAATTAGATGGGGTAAAGTAGGAGAGAGAATTGTTTTCacattttatttgttaatttctCTTTACtcttataagaaaattatactttttttattctcttcactcatctttcttctttctattttctcttAAAATTGCATTTTGAATATTAAACTAGATCGGTCTATTTAGCTAATAAATTGATATAGTGGTATGGTTatcaaattttgtttcttttaagctcaatagttttatataatttaagagTCAATgttaaagataatttaaatacacattctttaatcttttaagattattttttaggATACAATTGTAATGAAGTGTTGATCTCTAAAACGAATAACACTTTGTATGTCGTGATTGATCAAAACAATGTTATCTCAACATACTTGAAGTTGGAACATTCATGTTTTATgtgtggatggaaaagtggtttctaagatgaacatttttttcttaGCCTTCGACTGAAGGGTTTGTTTTGATATGCCTATTAGTCCTACATTACTTAGGGGTTGAGGTTAAGGATAATTTAAATACACCTCCTTCCCTTAATCATTTGAAGTCctttttaaggacaaaattgtAAGAAAGTTTTGAGCTCCAAAATGGACAAAACTTCAAATGCAGTGATCAATCATAATGATACTATCTCAACGGATATGAGGTCATAATATTGACTCGGTGAGATCTTTGTCTCTCTAGTCTCTTCCTTACGGGATACTTATGCATTAATTAGGGATGGCATGCAGGACCGACCATGCGGATCGACCCGTAGCCGTAGTCTGCTAGCAAAAAGTGCGGGGCGGACTCAATAGTTCAATTTGAATACATTCAAAATATAGAAAGAGAAACATGTCAATAATGTTTTTTCAAATTGGACTAAACTAGTTGAACCATCATTTCTTTCTTCCTGATTATTGTGGAAGTaagatcatattttattttgtacgatAACCCCATTTATTTTATACGATGACTATATTGGTTGaaccattaattttaattatatgtttattctatattttttgaCAAAATCTTAATTTGCATATTGGATTGGAATGGATAAGGAATGTAGTAACATGCGTCCAATGTTATTGAAGGGAAAAAATATTGATGTTTGTTAATTGACTATGTTTAATGTAGTGGTGTAGTTTTTTTATGTTTGGGTATgttttgaaatggaagaatattTATGTTTGatgttttatcttaattgaattattgGTGTTTGACTGTTTGAAATGAAGTAAAGAATATTGATGTTTGATGTTTTATATCAATAGCAAATataagttcatttttttattcaatttacattcaatttttttataattattaaattttattttttacttttttagtaGCAATGCAAACaaatattttgattgaattcttttatattcattttttcagtaacaaatatttttattgaatttcttaaaaaaaaatttgtacgCCCGCAGGCCTGCGGATTAACCCTTATGCGGGACAGACTAAATGTAGGGTGGGTTAACCCGCATTTCCATCCCTATCATTAATGACCCTAATCATGATGATCCAATGGTTGTTACTGCCATCACTGCCGACTAGCGAGTAAGAAAGATCCTTATCGAATAAGGAAGATCGACAGATGTTCTTTACTGATCCACTTTTCAGAAGCTCGATATTCTCACGTCCCTCTTCAAGTTCTACCCATTGTTAGGATTTTTAGGGGAAGGAGTGCATACAAGGGTGTATATCGATTTGTTGACGACGTTCGATACTAGTACATTGTACTAAACATTGGcatttcaatatattttagttGAAGCGAACACCTCATACAACATACTTATTGGTTGTTGGACACTCAACCAACTTGGTTTTGTCATCTCTATGGTCATGAAGTTCCCAGCTAAGAATGGCTCAATTATCACGATGAAAGTCGATCCCAAAGTTGCTCGGGAATACTATGCCTAGAGTTTGAAAGTAGCACCTTACTTGGTCAAAACTCCTTCCTCTAATGTCACCACAGAAGACTAATCACATGTTGCTATTACCTTAAGAGCATGACACCACTCATTGAAGAGATGGATCCACAAAAAGGGAACTTAGCATCTAATGGGGACGACCCATATCGAATTATCAATTCTCTCCAAAATGGAGCTTACAAATTAGGAGTTGATTGACAATTTTACCTTTAACATATAATGTCACTCACCTCAAGATGTATTATAGTTAGATttgtactttttattttttttaacaagaaactattttttcttaGTTTAGATTTTATTCCTAAGGAGGTTTTGTTGGGCATGGTTTAATGAGGGACgttcttaaataaatttaataaattattagttcTAAACCTCATATGACAGAAGACAATCACGTCGAATCAAAGAAATCTGATTAAAATGTTCAGGAGTGAATACAAATAGTCGGGTCAAAGTAACTCGGTTTGGAAATTTACATGACTTTTTCCGTGGGCTTTAATCTTTCTCATCCAACCAAGTTTATAAacttagaaaatatttataaggACTAAAGTAGGCAAGTAGGCAATGGAATTCAACACTTACTCAGACTCTAATGCAACATGGttattgatcctgccggcaactcgaccGATCGGATCAGTTATGTTTAAAGTTCATCtgttcattctttatttatttacacaAACAATCATTCCTTTACAAATTTGTTGACATTATGTTAGCTGACAATAATCTTCAGAAAATCCATGTGTTAAAACTCATTTTCGTAACTCCTTTAATATCAAAGACCTTGGTACT comes from the Phaseolus vulgaris cultivar G19833 chromosome 8, P. vulgaris v2.0, whole genome shotgun sequence genome and includes:
- the LOC137826835 gene encoding cytochrome c oxidase subunit 6b-1-like, with amino-acid sequence MAETTADKSQSLAEQYHVSDKQEKAAVVEKPVEVKEVEIPKEAASVEAVVEKIVEEKTPVAPAIAQESSEVSPPPAEETTEEQSSGNVEDNSGNEDAAEETPEIKLETAPADFRFPTTNQTRHCFTRYIEYHRCVAAKGEDASECDKFAKYYRSLCPGEWIDRWNEQRENGTFPGRL